The proteins below come from a single Dermatophilaceae bacterium Soc4.6 genomic window:
- the hppD gene encoding 4-hydroxyphenylpyruvate dioxygenase, whose amino-acid sequence MTTGTRTTDPMLTEQERDARLDVEQLKQLVGLVDYDEATDVFPVTGWDAIVFVVGNAHQTAHYYQSAWGMRLVAYSGPETGNRDHVSYVLVSGSIRFVVRGAVDPHSPLADHHRRHGDGVVDIALEVPDVDRCVAQARRAGATVLDEAHDLSDEHGTVRLAAIATYGETRHTLVQRVVGGRRYDGPYLPGHVSRESTFVPRPGQPTRLFQALDHIVGNVELGRMDEWVGFYNKVMGFVDMAEFVGDDIATDYSALMSKVVANGNHRVKFPLNEPAPGKRKSQIDEYLEFYRGAGAQHLAVATNDILASVDALRANGVEFLDTPDSYYEDPELRERIGAVRVPVEELQKRSILVDRDEDGYLLQIFTKPVGDRPTVFFELIERHGSLGFGKGNFKALFEAIEREQERRGNL is encoded by the coding sequence ATGACGACCGGCACCCGGACCACCGACCCCATGCTGACCGAGCAGGAGCGCGACGCCCGGCTCGACGTCGAGCAGCTCAAGCAGCTGGTGGGGCTGGTCGACTACGACGAGGCCACCGACGTCTTCCCCGTGACGGGCTGGGATGCGATCGTCTTCGTCGTCGGCAACGCCCACCAGACCGCGCACTACTACCAGTCGGCGTGGGGGATGCGGCTGGTCGCCTACAGCGGGCCCGAGACCGGCAACCGCGACCACGTCTCCTACGTGCTGGTCTCCGGCTCGATCCGCTTCGTCGTGCGGGGGGCCGTCGACCCGCACAGCCCGCTCGCCGACCACCACCGCCGCCACGGTGACGGTGTCGTCGACATCGCCCTCGAGGTGCCCGACGTGGACCGCTGCGTCGCGCAGGCCCGCCGCGCCGGTGCGACCGTGCTCGACGAGGCCCACGACCTCTCCGACGAGCACGGCACCGTGCGCCTCGCCGCGATCGCGACCTACGGCGAGACGCGCCACACCCTCGTGCAGCGCGTCGTCGGCGGACGCCGCTACGACGGGCCGTACCTGCCGGGACACGTGTCGCGGGAAAGCACCTTCGTGCCGCGCCCCGGCCAGCCGACACGGCTGTTCCAGGCCCTCGACCACATCGTCGGCAACGTCGAGCTCGGCCGCATGGACGAGTGGGTCGGGTTCTACAACAAGGTGATGGGCTTCGTCGACATGGCGGAGTTCGTCGGCGACGACATCGCCACCGACTACTCGGCTCTCATGAGCAAGGTCGTGGCCAACGGCAACCACCGGGTGAAGTTCCCCCTCAACGAGCCGGCACCGGGCAAGCGCAAGAGCCAGATCGACGAGTACCTCGAGTTCTACCGCGGAGCGGGCGCGCAGCACCTCGCCGTGGCGACCAACGACATCCTCGCCAGCGTGGATGCCTTGCGCGCCAACGGGGTCGAGTTCCTCGACACCCCCGACTCCTACTACGAGGACCCCGAGCTCCGCGAGCGCATCGGTGCCGTGCGGGTGCCGGTCGAGGAGCTGCAGAAGCGCTCGATCCTCGTCGACCGCGACGAGGACGGCTACCTCCTGCAGATCTTCACCAAGCCGGTCGGTGACCGCCCCACGGTCTTCTTCGAGCTCATCGAGCGGCACGGGTCGCTCGGCTTCGGCAAGGGCAACTTCAAGGCGCTCTTCGAGGCGATCGAGCGCGAGCAGGAGCGTCGCGGCAACCTCTGA
- a CDS encoding DEAD/DEAH box helicase, with amino-acid sequence MSTSAASHLSPAFPERAAWGTAGALRAWQQAALSSYLQQQPRDFLAVATPGAGKTTFALRVATELIGRGEVERVVVVAPTEHLKTQWADAAARVGMALDPKFSNAAGRTSDDYHGLALTYAQVAARPALHRQLTATRRTLVILDEIHHGGDSRSWGDAIREAYEGATRRLSLTGTPFRSDTTPIPFVRYELDTSGVLTSAADYSYGYTEALRDGVVRPVLFLAYGGSMRWRTSAGDEVAANLGEPMTKDLTAQAWRTALDPKGEWIPSVLSAADTRLTEVRRHVEDAGGLVIATNQTQARAYAAILTSITGEKPTVVLSDDVGSSQRIEEFGASTSRWMVAVRMVSEGVDVPRLCVGVYATSTSTPLYFAQAVGRFVRARRRGETASVFLPSVPVILDHAARIEEQRDHALSKRGGTDVASMWAEEESLLADAERPRDEKGVDDELGFEALESDAHFDHVLFDSEQFGLHAASGSAEEQDYLGLPGLLEPDQVAGLLRERQTKQSAKNPAAAAPVAAHRALAAQRKELNALVSAYARKKATPHAMVHSDLRKSCGGPTLEAASSEQVAQRITAIRNWMVGRR; translated from the coding sequence ATGAGCACCTCCGCCGCGTCGCACCTGTCACCCGCCTTCCCGGAGCGGGCGGCCTGGGGCACCGCAGGGGCGCTGCGGGCGTGGCAGCAGGCCGCGCTCTCGTCCTACCTCCAGCAGCAGCCGCGCGACTTCCTCGCGGTGGCGACCCCGGGCGCCGGCAAGACGACCTTCGCGCTGCGCGTGGCGACCGAGCTCATCGGGCGCGGGGAGGTCGAGCGCGTGGTCGTGGTCGCGCCCACCGAGCACCTCAAGACGCAGTGGGCCGACGCGGCCGCACGGGTGGGGATGGCGCTCGACCCGAAGTTCTCCAACGCCGCGGGGCGCACGTCCGACGACTACCACGGGCTGGCGCTGACCTACGCCCAGGTCGCGGCGCGGCCGGCGCTGCACCGGCAGCTCACCGCGACCCGGCGCACCCTCGTGATCCTCGACGAGATCCACCACGGTGGCGACTCCCGCTCGTGGGGCGACGCGATCCGCGAGGCCTACGAGGGCGCGACCCGGCGGCTGTCGCTGACCGGCACGCCGTTCCGCAGCGACACCACGCCGATCCCCTTCGTGCGCTACGAGCTCGACACCTCCGGGGTGCTCACCTCGGCGGCCGACTACTCCTACGGCTACACCGAGGCGCTGCGAGACGGCGTCGTGCGGCCGGTGCTCTTCCTGGCCTACGGCGGCAGCATGCGCTGGCGCACCAGCGCCGGTGACGAGGTGGCGGCCAACCTCGGCGAGCCGATGACCAAGGACCTCACCGCACAGGCCTGGCGCACCGCGCTCGACCCGAAGGGGGAGTGGATCCCGTCGGTGCTCTCCGCGGCCGACACCCGCCTGACCGAGGTGCGCCGCCACGTCGAGGACGCGGGTGGGCTGGTCATCGCGACCAACCAGACGCAGGCGAGGGCATATGCCGCGATCCTCACCTCGATCACGGGCGAGAAGCCGACCGTCGTGCTCTCCGACGACGTGGGCTCGTCGCAGCGCATCGAGGAGTTCGGCGCCTCGACGTCTCGTTGGATGGTGGCCGTGCGCATGGTCTCCGAGGGGGTCGACGTGCCGCGGCTGTGCGTGGGCGTCTACGCGACGTCGACGTCGACGCCGCTCTACTTCGCCCAGGCCGTCGGCCGCTTCGTGCGGGCGCGTCGGCGGGGCGAGACGGCCTCGGTCTTCCTGCCCTCGGTGCCGGTGATCCTCGACCACGCCGCCCGGATCGAGGAGCAGCGCGACCACGCGCTCTCGAAGCGGGGCGGCACCGACGTGGCGTCGATGTGGGCGGAGGAGGAGTCGCTGCTGGCGGATGCCGAGCGCCCCAGGGACGAGAAGGGCGTCGACGACGAGCTGGGCTTCGAGGCGCTCGAGTCGGATGCGCACTTCGACCACGTGCTCTTCGACTCCGAGCAGTTCGGCCTGCACGCCGCGTCGGGGTCGGCCGAGGAGCAGGACTACCTCGGGCTGCCGGGGCTGCTCGAGCCCGACCAGGTCGCCGGTCTGCTGCGCGAGCGTCAGACCAAGCAGTCGGCCAAGAACCCCGCCGCTGCCGCCCCCGTCGCGGCCCATCGGGCGCTCGCAGCGCAGCGCAAGGAGCTGAACGCATTGGTGTCGGCCTACGCCCGCAAGAAGGCGACCCCCCACGCCATGGTCCACAGCGACCTGCGCAAGTCGTGCGGCGGTCCCACCCTCGAGGCGGCGAGCAGCGAGCAGGTGGCGCAGCGGATCACCGCGATCCGCAACTGGATGGTCGGGCGGCGCTGA
- a CDS encoding Lrp/AsnC family transcriptional regulator, translating to MPASSPPIDHLDARLLHLLAEVPDIGVLGASRRLGVARGTVQARLDRLRSSGVIASLAPHLDPSALGYPVTAFCTLEIRQGRGHGPVVEHLEAIPEVLEAHTTTGSGDLLIRVVARDNADLQRVIDLVVDDRHVVRASTAISLATRIALRTLPLVDAAAAPGTG from the coding sequence ATGCCCGCCTCCTCACCCCCGATCGACCACCTCGACGCCCGCCTGCTGCACCTGCTCGCCGAGGTGCCCGACATCGGCGTGCTCGGGGCCTCGCGGCGGCTCGGGGTGGCTCGAGGCACCGTGCAGGCCCGGCTCGACCGGTTGCGGTCGAGCGGGGTCATCGCCTCGCTAGCCCCCCACCTCGACCCCAGCGCCCTCGGCTACCCGGTGACGGCCTTCTGCACCCTCGAGATCCGCCAGGGACGGGGGCACGGCCCCGTCGTCGAGCACCTCGAAGCCATCCCCGAGGTGCTCGAGGCCCACACCACCACCGGGAGCGGTGACCTGCTCATCCGGGTCGTGGCCCGCGACAACGCCGACCTGCAGCGGGTCATCGACCTCGTCGTCGACGACCGGCACGTGGTGCGCGCGTCGACCGCGATCTCGCTTGCCACCCGGATCGCCCTGCGCACGCTCCCCCTCGTCGACGCGGCCGCCGCGCCCGGAACGGGGTGA
- a CDS encoding DUF3039 domain-containing protein encodes MSTQMPEDPFAPQLEPSGPSTSTTVLEREETLPSEQVQEPGDHERFSHYVRKEKILESAMSGDPVVALCGKVWVPGRDPQKFPVCPTCKEIYQGLRAPQDGGE; translated from the coding sequence ATGAGCACGCAGATGCCGGAAGACCCCTTCGCTCCGCAGCTCGAGCCCTCGGGGCCCAGCACGTCGACGACCGTCCTCGAGCGGGAGGAGACCCTGCCGTCGGAGCAGGTGCAGGAGCCGGGCGACCACGAGCGGTTCTCGCACTACGTGCGCAAGGAGAAGATCCTCGAGAGCGCGATGTCGGGGGACCCGGTCGTGGCTCTCTGCGGCAAGGTCTGGGTGCCGGGGCGCGACCCCCAGAAGTTCCCCGTCTGCCCGACGTGCAAGGAGATCTACCAGGGCCTGCGCGCCCCGCAGGACGGCGGCGAGTAG